In Pseudomonas nunensis, a single window of DNA contains:
- the fleN gene encoding flagellar synthesis regulator FleN, protein MGSMHPVQVIAVTGGKGGVGKTNVSVNLSLALAELGRRVMLLDADLGLANVDVLLGLTPKRTLADVIEGRCELRDVLLQGPGGIRIVPAASGTQSMVHLSPAQHAGLIQAFSDIGDNLDVLVIDTAAGIGDSVVSFVRAAQEVLLVVCDEPTSITDAYALIKLLNRDYGMNRFRVLANMAQSPQEGRNLFAKLTKVTDRFLDVALQYVGAVPYDESVRKAVQKQRAVYEAFPRSKCALAFKAIAQKVDTWPLPANPRGHLEFFVERLVQQTAGPVL, encoded by the coding sequence ATGGGCAGCATGCATCCCGTACAGGTGATCGCGGTGACCGGCGGCAAAGGTGGCGTCGGGAAGACTAACGTGTCAGTGAACTTGTCCCTGGCTCTAGCAGAGCTTGGCCGGCGCGTCATGCTGCTGGACGCCGATCTGGGTCTGGCGAACGTCGACGTTCTGCTGGGACTGACGCCCAAACGTACCCTGGCCGACGTGATCGAAGGCCGCTGCGAGCTGCGCGACGTTCTGTTGCAAGGCCCCGGCGGTATCCGCATCGTGCCGGCCGCGTCCGGCACTCAGAGCATGGTGCATCTGAGCCCGGCCCAACACGCCGGCCTGATCCAGGCTTTCAGCGATATCGGCGACAACCTCGACGTATTGGTGATCGACACTGCTGCGGGTATTGGTGACTCGGTAGTCAGTTTTGTTCGCGCAGCCCAGGAAGTGTTGCTGGTGGTGTGTGACGAGCCGACGTCGATTACCGATGCCTACGCCCTGATCAAATTGCTCAACCGCGACTACGGCATGAACCGCTTCCGCGTCCTGGCCAACATGGCCCAGAGCCCGCAAGAAGGTCGCAACCTGTTCGCCAAGTTGACCAAGGTCACGGACCGCTTCCTCGACGTCGCCTTACAATACGTCGGTGCTGTGCCTTACGACGAAAGCGTGCGCAAGGCCGTGCAGAAGCAACGTGCTGTCTACGAAGCCTTCCCGCGCTCCAAGTGCGCCCTGGCCTTCAAGGCGATTGCCCAGAAAGTCGACACCTGGCCGCTGCCGGCCAACCCGCGCGGGCACCTGGAATTTTTCGTCGAGCGTCTCGTGCAACAGACCGCAGGACCCGTCCTATGA
- the fliA gene encoding RNA polymerase sigma factor FliA, with translation MTASGYNLYKKSARDSQYELIERYAPLVKRIAYHLLARLPASVQVEDLIQAGMIGLLEVSTKYDASKGASFETYAGIRIRGAMLDEVRKGDWAPRSVHRNTRMVSDAIRSIEAKTGRDAKDHEVAAELQLSLDDYYGILNDTLGSRLFSFDDLLQDGEHEGLHEDGASAHMEPSRDLEDERFQAALADAIANLPERERLVLALYYDEELNLKEIGEVLGVSESRVSQLHSQCAARLRGRLGEWRAR, from the coding sequence ATGACAGCCAGTGGCTACAACCTCTACAAGAAATCGGCGCGTGATTCGCAATACGAGCTGATCGAGCGTTATGCGCCACTGGTTAAACGCATTGCTTACCACTTGCTGGCGCGTTTGCCGGCCAGTGTCCAGGTGGAAGACCTGATCCAGGCCGGGATGATTGGCCTGCTTGAAGTGTCGACCAAATATGACGCCAGCAAAGGCGCGAGTTTCGAAACGTACGCGGGCATTCGAATCCGTGGCGCGATGCTCGATGAAGTACGCAAGGGGGACTGGGCACCACGTTCGGTCCACCGCAATACCCGTATGGTCAGCGACGCAATTCGCTCGATTGAAGCTAAAACCGGCCGTGACGCTAAAGATCACGAGGTTGCGGCCGAACTCCAATTGAGTCTCGACGATTATTACGGGATTTTGAACGATACCTTGGGCAGCCGCCTGTTCAGTTTCGACGACCTGTTGCAGGACGGCGAACACGAAGGGCTGCACGAGGATGGCGCCAGTGCTCATATGGAGCCGTCGCGCGATCTGGAAGATGAACGTTTCCAGGCTGCATTGGCGGACGCGATTGCCAATTTGCCGGAGCGTGAGCGACTGGTGTTGGCGCTGTACTACGACGAAGAGCTGAACCTCAAGGAAATCGGTGAGGTCCTGGGTGTCAGCGAATCGCGTGTCAGCCAGTTACACAGCCAGTGCGCGGCCCGTTTGCGGGGGCGTTTGGGGGAGTGGCGAGCGCGCTGA
- a CDS encoding chemotaxis response regulator CheY produces the protein MKILIVDDFSTMRRIIKNLLRDLGFTNTVEADDGTTAIPVLNSGSIDFLVTDWNMPGMTGIDLLRHVRADEKLKHLPVLMVTAEAKREQIIEAAQAGVNGYVVKPFTAQALKEKIEKIFERIG, from the coding sequence ATGAAAATCCTCATCGTTGATGACTTCTCAACGATGCGGCGGATCATTAAAAACCTGTTGCGTGACCTTGGGTTCACCAACACGGTCGAGGCTGACGATGGCACCACTGCCATTCCGGTTCTCAACAGCGGCAGCATCGACTTTCTGGTAACAGACTGGAACATGCCTGGCATGACCGGCATCGACCTGCTGCGCCACGTGCGCGCCGATGAAAAACTCAAGCACTTGCCAGTGCTGATGGTGACCGCCGAAGCCAAGCGCGAGCAGATCATCGAAGCGGCCCAGGCCGGTGTTAACGGCTATGTGGTCAAACCCTTCACGGCCCAGGCGTTGAAAGAAAAAATCGAAAAGATTTTCGAACGCATCGGTTGA
- the flhF gene encoding flagellar biosynthesis protein FlhF: MQVKRFFAADMRQAMKLVRDELGADAAIIGNRRIAGGVELTAALDYKLSALAPRVPNMELEDELRKTQSRIVTAQAELSLRGEGETNGDKTTNRQLFAGLPLTAAEPLIEPTYSEPRRAAPAPAPAAGGVDPRAFDSMRFELNSLRELMEVQLGSLAWNQLQGSRPAQANLWRRLQRIGLSGPLSRDLLALITDIEEPRQAWRMLLAHLARMIATPEVEPLEEGGVIAMVGPAGMGKTTTLAKLAARYVLKYGAQSIALVSMDSYRIGAQEQLKTLGRILNVSVTHVDPGQSLVQALDPLLRKRVILIDTAGLQASDPALRMQLESLAGRGIKSKNYLVLATTSQKQVLTAAYHSYKRCGLAGCILTKLDETASLGEVLSLAISHELPVAYLTDGPRIPDDLHLPRRHQLVSRAVSVQMQEEPSEEAMADMFADIYHSPTKQVG, translated from the coding sequence ATGCAAGTTAAGCGTTTTTTCGCCGCCGATATGCGTCAGGCCATGAAACTGGTTCGTGATGAGCTGGGCGCTGATGCGGCCATTATTGGCAACCGCCGGATCGCCGGCGGTGTGGAGCTGACGGCTGCCCTGGATTACAAACTGTCGGCGCTGGCCCCGCGTGTTCCGAACATGGAACTCGAGGATGAGCTGCGCAAGACCCAGTCGCGCATCGTTACCGCCCAGGCCGAACTGAGCCTGCGTGGCGAAGGCGAGACCAACGGCGACAAGACCACCAATCGCCAGTTGTTCGCCGGCCTGCCGTTGACCGCTGCCGAGCCGCTGATCGAACCAACGTATTCCGAACCTCGTCGTGCAGCGCCGGCCCCTGCGCCAGCCGCCGGCGGTGTCGACCCACGGGCTTTCGACTCGATGCGTTTCGAGCTCAACAGCCTGCGCGAATTGATGGAAGTGCAACTCGGCTCGCTGGCCTGGAATCAGCTGCAAGGCAGCCGTCCGGCCCAGGCCAACCTGTGGCGTCGCCTGCAACGCATCGGCTTGTCCGGCCCGTTGTCCCGCGACCTGCTTGCACTGATTACCGATATTGAAGAACCTCGTCAGGCTTGGCGCATGTTGCTGGCGCACCTGGCGCGGATGATCGCCACACCGGAAGTCGAGCCACTGGAAGAGGGCGGTGTGATTGCCATGGTCGGCCCTGCCGGCATGGGCAAGACCACCACACTGGCCAAGCTTGCGGCCCGTTATGTGCTCAAGTACGGCGCGCAGAGCATCGCGCTGGTGAGCATGGACAGCTACCGCATCGGCGCCCAGGAACAACTCAAGACGTTGGGCCGCATTCTTAATGTGTCGGTGACCCACGTCGATCCGGGCCAGTCCCTGGTGCAGGCGCTGGATCCATTGCTGCGTAAACGCGTGATCCTGATCGATACCGCCGGCCTTCAAGCCAGCGATCCGGCACTGCGCATGCAGCTCGAAAGCCTGGCCGGTCGCGGGATCAAATCGAAAAATTATCTGGTCTTGGCAACCACCAGCCAGAAACAGGTTCTAACCGCTGCTTATCACAGCTACAAGCGGTGTGGGCTGGCCGGCTGCATCCTGACTAAACTGGATGAGACGGCGAGTCTGGGCGAGGTGTTGAGCCTGGCCATCAGTCATGAATTGCCGGTGGCTTACCTCACCGATGGCCCACGGATTCCAGATGATTTGCATCTGCCGCGGCGTCACCAGTTGGTCAGTCGCGCGGTCAGCGTGCAAATGCAGGAAGAACCCAGCGAAGAAGCCATGGCTGACATGTTCGCTGATATTTACCACAGCCCGACCAAGCAGGTTGGCTGA